In Candidatus Methylomirabilota bacterium, a genomic segment contains:
- a CDS encoding GTP-binding protein produces the protein MAKAKFDRSKPHVNVGTIGHIDHGKTTLTAAITKVLHTKFSGVAVRD, from the coding sequence ATGGCCAAGGCGAAGTTTGATCGGTCGAAGCCGCACGTGAACGTGGGGACGATTGGGCACATTGATCATGGGAAGACGACGTTGACGGCGGCGATCACGAAGGTGCTGCACACGAAGTTCAGTGGGGTGGCGGTGCGGGAC